The Prosthecobacter vanneervenii region GCCGTCTATCCCACCTTCCGTCCCAGCGCCGTGAGCGTGGGCCCGGATGGCGCGCTGTATTTCTGCGACTGGTCCAATGCCATCATCGGCCACATGCAGCACCACCTGCGCGACCCCAACCGCGACCACAAGCATGGCCGCATCTACAAGCTGACCTATGAAGGCCGCCCGCTGCTCAAGCCCGCCAAAATCTACGGCGAGAGCATCGAAAACCTGCTCGAAAACCTGAAGGCCTGGGAGGACAACGTGCGCATGCGCAGCAAGATCGAGCTGGCCAAGCACGACGCGCAGAAGGTCGCCGCCGCAGCCAAAGCCTGGGCTGCCAAGCTGGACAAGAGCGACAAGGAATACGAGCACCACCGCCTTGAAGCCCTCTGGACGCACCAGTGGGTCGATGTGGTGGATGTGGATCTGCTCAAAGAAGTGCTCTCCTCCCCCGAGCCGCGCGCCCGAGCCGCCGCCACCCGTGTGCTCTGCTACTGGAAGGACCGCGTGCCCGGCGCGCTGGATCTTCTCAAGGTCGCCGTGAACGACCCCGCCATGCCTGTGCGCATGCACGCCGTGCGCGCCCTCAGCTTTTACCAGCCCACCCCGGATGCTGAAAAGGCGCTGGAGATTTCCTACGATGTGCTCAAGCAGCCCACCGACTACTACATCGACCACGTCTTCGGCGAATGCCGCAAGGGCCTGCAGTCCGTGCTCAAGACCAAGGTGCTGCCCAAGGACCCTGCTGCGCTGGCGGAGTTCATCGCCAAGACCACCGATGCCGATCTCAAAGGCCTGCCCGATCTGGAGCCGGTGCTCATCGAAAAGCTCACCCGTCCCAAACTCAGCGCAGACGTACGCGCTGCCGCTCTGACAGAACTGGCCAAGAACTCAGGCGACGACACCCCCGTGGTGCTGGTGAACATGCTCAAGAAAATCGAAGCCGCCGATGGCAGGCTCAACTCCACCGCCGACGACCTTGGCAAGCTCCTCCTGGCCCAGTCTGCCGGCATGCTGGCCCGCCATGGCACGCTGCTCAAGACGCTGGCCAAGAATGCCAAACAGGCCCCGGTGAAGCGCGCCTGCTACGCCGCCTACGTGGTGGGAGACAAGACGCCCGACAATCTGTGGAAGAGCGTCGCCGATGCGGGAGAGCGCAACGCGATCATCGAATCCATCGCCCTCATCCCGGCCAACGAAGCCGCTCTGCGTGCCAAGTTCCAGCCGCACCTCACCGCCATGCTTGGAGATACCTCCCTCAGCGCCGCAGGCCAGCGCGCCGTGCTCTCCGCCCTGCCACTCATGGGTCCGAACAACGCCGCCGCCAACTTCCAGATCGTGGCGCAATACCTCATCGACGGAAAAGATCGCAACGCCGCCGCCAAGGCCCTGCTGAAATTCCCCAAGACCAACTGGGACGCCGCGAAAGCCAAACCCATCACCGATGCCGTGCTGGCCTATGGCAAAAGCGTGAAGCCCGCCGACCGCAGCAAGCCCGAGTACGTGGAGATCATTGCCGCCGCCAAGGAGATGGCCGCGCTGCAGGGAGACGCCGCCAAGGGCATCCTGGCCGAGCTGAAGACGATCAGCGTGGATGTCTTCGTCGTCCACACGGTGCACGAGCAACTGCGCTTTGACACCACCAAGCTCGAAGTCACCGCCGGCAAGCAGTTTGAAGTCATTTTTGAAAACGACGACGTCATGCCGCACAATTTTGTCATTGTCCCTCCCGGCAAACATATGGAGATCGGCACCGCCGCCATGACCATGACGCCTGACAAGCTGGACAAGCAAGGCCGCGCCTACATGCCCGCCGCCTTTGAGAAAAGCATCCTCGCTGCCACCAAGCTGCTGGAACCCGGCCAGAAGGAAACCCTCAAGCTCAAAGCCCCGTCACAACCCGGTGAATATGAATTCGTCTGCACCTTCCCGGGACATGCCGTGCTCATGTGGGGCACGCTGAGCGTGGGGAAGTGAGGAGTGCAGCAACCGCGACAGCGTCTTGGAGTGCGTGCGGCAAGCCTCGGCGCGACGCCGCTTTCGCAAGGCCTGACGGCATGCTGAAGCCGAAGAACGCCCGCCCCCCGCGAAAGCGGTGCCGTCGATGCAGGCCTGCGCCGTGCATCTCTGTCACCGCAGTCGAAGACACTTTCGCACGGCTGAAAGCACCAGCGCCCATGCAGGCGTTGAGCTTGCTTCCTGGCCGTTCATAGCATGATTCCGATTTCGCAGCACTAGCATTGGCAGTAGAAAAGCCAGCATGAATTCCAGGCTCAGGTCAATACCTCTTGCCATCGGCACACGTCTGAGGCGTTTCTTTCTTTTCTTTCTTGGAGGGGAGACGTTGGAGTTTGAGGCCCCGTGTGCTCCCGAAGCTCTCAAAGCCAGCATTCTCAGCTCCAGAGATCATCTGCAACATTATGCCCATGTGCGTGTTTGGGGGGATCGCGTGCATGTCCAGCTACCGCCAGATTTTATGCGTCGAAGATCAACACTCGCCTTCCGCGGCATCATTGAATCCACTCCCGCTGGCAGCCGGATAAAGGGAGGCATTTCCGTCAACCTCTTCAACCGGTTGATGCTTGGATTATGGCTTGGCACCGTGACTCTCATCTCACTGATTGCCCTCCGCACAGTGCTCATTCCTGCTGGAGGCCTGGCTCTGTTCTGGTTGGGATGGCTTCTGACCGGCCTTGATGAGGCCGAGCCAAAAATCATCCGTTACCTCTCTTTTATGTGTGCTAACGCCGCACCAGCTACATCACCCGAATGACTCACCTGTCAGCACAGCAAGCGCAGAACTGACAGGCAGCATTTGATTCGTTTTCAAAGATTGCACGCCCTGAAGCCCTGGCGCCCCGAATCACTTCAGGACGCCTCCGTATTTGCCAAGATCCATGCGAGAAGAAAAGCCACCTCAGCTCTCCTGAATCTTCCCCGCCAGCGTGTCGAGCGTACGCTTGAAGTCGTTGGAGCTGCTGATGAGGTTGTTCACCACCTTGCAGGCGTGGATGACGGTGCCGTGGTCGCGGCCGCCAAACTCATCCCCGATCTGAACCAGTGGCAGCTTGGTCAGGGTGCGGGTCAGGCACGTAGCCA contains the following coding sequences:
- a CDS encoding helix-turn-helix domain-containing protein, whose translation is MATCLTRTLTKLPLVQIGDEFGGRDHGTVIHACKVVNNLISSSNDFKRTLDTLAGKIQES